The genomic DNA GAGTACGCTTGAGTTCTTCATCCTGGCTCAATTTACGATAGAATCTGGGTCCCCACTCGTTGGGCATTTCCAGATCCAGAGTGATCAGATCAGGCTTTTCCTGTTCTGCAATTTCCACGGCCTCGGCTCCGTCGTTGGCGGTCACGGTTTCATAACCGTTGTCACCAAGCAGTTCGGACAAATAAGAACGGATTTCCTTGTCGTCATCAACGATGAGAATCTTCTTGGACATACTATCCTCCTGGTACGCACGAATCAGTTACTGATTCTTTATCTCGCCGCGATCGGTCCCACCAAGGCCGGTCGCGGCATTAATATTTGAGTGCCCGGCCCCCGCCGGGCACTCCATACACAACTCTAAACCTTATCTGGCTTGCTCACGCTGACCA from uncultured Pseudodesulfovibrio sp. includes the following:
- a CDS encoding DVU0259 family response regulator domain-containing protein; this encodes MSKKILIVDDDKEIRSYLSELLGDNGYETVTANDGAEAVEIAEQEKPDLITLDLEMPNEWGPRFYRKLSQDEELKRTPVVVISGLNGIKYAIPKAIASLTKPFDADQLLKIVKDAIG